From a single Phalacrocorax aristotelis chromosome 1, bGulAri2.1, whole genome shotgun sequence genomic region:
- the MID1IP1 gene encoding mid1-interacting protein 1 — MQICDSYSQKYSLFNAMNRFIGAVNNMDQTVMVPSLLRDVPLLLEELEAAGGVCPQREAALPPGDPGAYFSRRDMYSHYMLLKSIRNDIEWGVVQPPAGEEAARKKDKLGGGGGGGPAEEGEGEEDLEKQFHYHLSGLHSVLSKLTRKANVLTNRYKQEIGFSSWGQ; from the coding sequence ATGCAGATCTGCGACTCGTACAGCCAGAAGTACTCCCTCTTCAACGCCATGAACCGCTTCATCGGCGCCGTCAACAACATGGACCAGACGGTGATGGTGCCCAGCCTGCTGCGCGACGTGccgctgctgctggaggagctggaggcggcggggggcgtCTGCCCGCAGCGGGAGGCCGCCCTGCCGCCCGGCGACCCCGGCGCCTACTTCTCCCGCAGGGACATGTACAGCCACTACATGCTGCTCAAATCCATCCGCAACGACATCGAGTGGGGAGTGGTGCAGCCGCCGGCGGGCGAGGAGGCGGCCCGCAAGAAGGACAAgctggggggcggcggcggcggcgggcccgcCGAGGAGGGCGAGGGGGAGGAGGACCTGGAGAAGCAGTTCCATTACCACCTCAGCGGACTCCACTCGGTCCTCTCCAAGCTCACCCGCAAGGCCAACGTCCTCACCAACAGATACAAGCAGGAGATAGGCTTCAGCAGCTGGGGGCagtga